Proteins from one Plodia interpunctella isolate USDA-ARS_2022_Savannah chromosome 7, ilPloInte3.2, whole genome shotgun sequence genomic window:
- the LOC128671364 gene encoding fatty-acid amide hydrolase 2-B-like isoform X2, whose amino-acid sequence MMNGFMRRFLRFLVSLLAILVFPLSFFLNIKRTRKCPPPKNPILFKSATTLAMMIRNKQITSEELVTAYIERCKEVNPYLNAVVEPRYEQALREARSIDKMIASTDRNPEDLAKEYPLLGLPMTVKESIAVEGMSNDCGTVYPYRNPAKTDADIIKLARAAGAIPIAVTNTPQLCMNWETYNNVTGLTMNPYDQKRTTGGSSGGEAALIASAASVIGVGSDIAGSLRLPPMFNGIFGHKPTPRLLSVEGHVPSCLDPDFEEYFALGPLARYAEDLSLLLKVLKKPGSPDVPFDKPVDITKLKFYYMEGDGSNVSNPIGSDVRNALEKAKGYIKNTYNIEVQPLKINNVEHMWEIGIRVLMNIRHVQNIYTDPENREKLIPMWPEVIKRMFGVSNHNFLCVAYGPLQKFFDALPKNYYKNLLTMFDQIKSEFEKALSDDAVLLFPTFPYPAHKHYRIYYKFLNCGYLTIFNALGLPVTACPIELTPKGLPVGIQIVANKCNDHLTIAVAKEFEKAFGGWTPPNRDLLNVKTA is encoded by the exons ATGATGAACGGTTTCATGAGGCGGTTCCTTCGGTTCCTGGTGTCGCTACTGGCGATCCTGGTCTTCCCGTTGTCATTTTTCCTGAATATCAAGCGCACCAGAAAATGCCCTCCTCCAAAGAACCCTATTCTCTTCAAATCTGCCACAACTTTAGCCATGATGATAAGAAACAAACAG ATCACCTCCGAAGAATTGGTGACAGCATACATAGAGCGATGTAAGGAAGTGAACCCCTACTTGAATGCTGTGGTGGAACCTCGTTATGAACAGGCCTTACGGGAGGCAAGGAGCATAGACAAAATGATAGCATCTACAGACAGGAACCCAGAGGATTTGGCTAAGGAGTATCCCCTGTTGGGTCTGCCAATGACGGTGAAGGAAAGCATTGCCGTCGAAG GTATGAGTAACGACTGTGGGACGGTGTATCCATACAGGAATCCAGCTAAGACCGACGCAGACATCATCAAGCTGGCCAGAGCAGCTGGGGCCATACCTATCGCGGTCACCAACACACCCCAGCTCTGTATGAACTGGGAGACGTATAATAATGTCACTGGGTTGACAATGAACCCATATGACCAGAAGAGGACTACAGGAGGATCGTCTGGAGGGGAA GCGGCCCTGATAGCATCAGCAGCTTCAGTGATAGGCGTGGGGTCAGACATCGCGGGGTCCCTGCGACTGCCGCCCATGTTCAACGGAATCTTTGGACATAAGCCCACACCCAGACTCTTGTCAGTCGAAg GTCACGTACCAAGTTGTCTGGACCCGGATTTCGAAGAATATTTCGCACTGGGCCCCCTGGCACGGTATGCTGAAGATTTGAGTCTGCTTCTGAAAGTGTTGAAGAAGCCTGGAAGTCCTGATGTGCCCTTTGACAAACCC GTAGATATAACCAAGTTAAAGTTCTACTACATGGAAGGCGACGGCAGCAATGTCTCCAACCCAATAGGCTCCGACGTCAGGAATGCCCTGGAGAAAGCCAAGGGATACATCAAGAACACATACAATATAGAAGTGCAACCA ctgaaaataaataacgtcgAACACATGTGGGAGATAGGAATAAGAGTGCTAATGAATATAAGACACGTGCAAAACATTTACACGGACCCAGAAAACCGAGAGAAGCTGATACCGATGTGGCCTGAAGTAATAAAGAGGATGTTTGGAGTGTCCAACCATAACTTCCTATGTGTTGCATATGGACCACTTCAGAAATTCTTCGATGCTTTACCAAAGAATTATTACAAGAATTTGCTCACGATGTTCGATCAGATAAAGAGTGAATTTGAG AAAGCTCTATCGGACGATGCAGTGTTACTATTCCCAACATTCCCTTACCCAGCGCACAAGCATTACAGGATTTACTATAAATTCCTTAACTGCGGCTACCTGACCATCTTCAATGCCTTGGGGCTTCCAGTCACAGCGTGCCCTATAGAGTTAACGCCCAAAGGGCTGCCAGTTGGAATACAGATCGTAGCGAATAAATGCAATGATCATTTGACGATAGCTGTGGCTAAGGAATTCGAAAAGGCATTCGGTGGCTGGACACCACCGAATAGAGACCTCTTAAATGTCAAGACTgcttaa